A single genomic interval of Hevea brasiliensis isolate MT/VB/25A 57/8 chromosome 4, ASM3005281v1, whole genome shotgun sequence harbors:
- the LOC110665212 gene encoding probable serine/threonine-protein kinase WNK11: MPSVIPDPSDKDSEPFVEVDPTGRYGRYGELLGSGAVKKVYRAFDQEEGIEVAWNQVKLRNFSNDPTMIDRLYSEVRLLRSLTNKNIISLYNVWRDEDHNTLNFITEVCTSGNLRVYRKKHRQVSIKALKKWSKQILKGLNYLHTHEPCIIHRDLNCSNLFVNGNIGQVKIGDLGLAATVGKSHLAHSILGTPEFMAPELYEEDYTEMVDIYSFGMCVLEMVTLEIPYGECENVARIYKKVSSGVRPQALSKVRDPQVRAFIEKCIAQPRARPSAADLLKDPFFDGIDDDDEDDNTSCS, translated from the exons ATGCCTAGCGTCATCCCTGATCCATCCGATAAGGATTCAGAGCCCTTCGTTGAGGTCGACCCCACCGGACGCTACGGCCGTTACGGTGAACTTCTAGGCTCCGGCGCAGTGAAAAAAGTTTACCGGGCATTTGATCAAGAAGAAGGAATAGAGGTTGCATGGAATCAAGTCAAATTAAGAAACTTCTCTAACGATCCAACGATGATCGACAGGCTTTACTCAGAGGTTCGATTGTTAAGAAGCTTAACCAACaagaatatcatttctttgtACAATGTTTGGCGCGACGAAGATCATAATACTTTGAATTTCATAACTGAAGTTTGTACTTCGGGGAATTTGAGGGTATATAGGAAGAAACACAGGCAAGTTTCAATAAAGGCACTCAAGAAATGGTCCAAACAAATCTTGAAAGGCTTGAATTATTTGCATACGCATGAGCCTTGCATCATTCACAGAGATCTCAATTGCAGCAACTTGTTTGTCAATGGGAATATCGGCCAG GTTAAGATTGGTGATCTTGGGCTGGCTGCTACAGTGGGGAAGAGTCATTTAGCACATTCAATTCTTGGGACACCAGAATTTATGGCACCTGAGCTGTATGAGGAGGATTACACAGAAATGGTGGACATATATTCATTTGGTATGTGTGTGTTAGAGATGGTGACTTTGGAAATTCCATATGGTGAATGTGAAAATGTTGCAAGAATATACAAGAAGGTTTCCTCTGGAGTTAGGCCTCAGGCCTTAAGCAAGGTTAGGGACCCTCAAGTTAGGGCATTCATTGAGAAATGCATTGCTCAGCCTAGAGCAAGGCCTTCTGCTGCAGATCTCCTCAAAGATCCATTCTTTGATGGAATTGATGATGATGACGAAGATGATAATACGTCTTGTTCATGA